In the Podarcis muralis chromosome 15, rPodMur119.hap1.1, whole genome shotgun sequence genome, ggtttgtcggctttgcgaacttctatcgcaagtttatcaagggcttcgctatgcagacggcggccatcactgacacgcttagctccaagaaaaagaagttcatttggacagagcaggcggaacagtcctttcaggcactcaagcgtctcttcgcgtcggaagagcagctgcttcatgtcaaccccagcaagccgatgagggtggagactgacgcctcggacagagccgtgggggcggtcctgctgcagaaagacccgcagggggtgtggcgaccgggagcgttttactccaggaagctcagcaagtccgagcagaactacaccatatgggacagggagttgctggccattcatgcagcgttcaaggcgtggaggcactttctgatcggcgccaagcacacggtgcaggtttgcacggaccacaagaacctagagcactggcgcacggcacagttcctgaaccagaggcagatacgttgggctgagttctttgcgaacttcgacttccgaatagagtatgtcccgggggacaccaacatcatggcggacgctctctcccgcaagccacagtatctggaggaagcaacgccagcggccgccatgcacatcttcgcaccaacagtgtgggcgtgcgccgcggcaaccgtggatctggaggcggtgcgacgagcgttgcaaggggactccttcgcgcgagcaaagatctcagaggtgcaaaggggcaaagcagcggccgacggtttccagctaagagatggattgctcatccgtaaaggggccatctacgtgccgggagacgaacttcgcgccaaggtgctgcagcaactgcacgacgcgcccactgcagggcacttcggcaaggagaagacggtggaactagtagccagggatttctggtggcctggaatgagaagggaggtcgcggactacgtggcgaggtgtgacacctgccagagggcgaagccagtgcttagaccgccggccggactgttggaaccgctgcaaactccggctgaaccttgggagagggtggccctggactttgtcacggatctgcccagctcgaggggcaagacggcagtgctggtggtggtggacttgttctccaagatggcacatttcattccgtgtgcgaaggtggccacggcggaacaaaccgccaaactgttcatagaccacgtgttcaaggttcacggtctgccacggtctattctgtccgaccgggggcggcagttcatctcaaatttctggcagcggctgatgggcttcctgaacgtcaagatcaacctggcgtcggcgagacacccgcaaaccaacgggcaagcagagcgggtcaatgccatcatgcagcagtacttgaggtgctatgcaaatcaacagcctgcgacgtgggtggattacctgccgctcgccgagttcgcttacaacaacacgaagcacgtgtccacgggggtcacaccgttcttcgccaacaacgggaggcaccccagaaccttcccgggactggaaaggctgggggaaggggagccgcagacggcagatgcgttcgcgtcggaactgcaggaagtccacgatcagctgaggcgccacctggagctggccaagcacgcatacaaggtacaagcggacaaacgcagaagggttggcgaagagctacacgtgggggactgggtctggttagcagcccacgcagtgccggccaggtcgttggccaagaagaaactagggcataagcaactggggccctatcaagtcgaagagcaggtcaacccggtggccttcaggctggcgcttccggagggttccagaatgcatccggtattccacagatcggtgctcactccctacaaggcaccgcacaggtttcaggaacccggaacggcgcagagtccggccagagacagaacagggcacgcaggagtggcacggaaggagcgcatcaacgaagtcacagagattttggattccagatggggggaagaaggggtagaatactttctcgccagggagggcaccccggccagtgcgaacagttgggtgccggactacgccttggacgaacctctgctcaaagacgagtttcatgccctcttcccacatagaccgatgccagcagactttttcgacgactggcttttcacacccacgctttcgggcagcacgttccgggggttcgactctgacgaggacccgatacgagacgtccgttccccggaggggtcgccctcgggatctgcctcagaaccctcgtattggtgggacgacaaaccagaggaacagtggcgcaggaagtggcaagaaggtccaggccgagcaacgccgcctggaggaagcgagggagagacggacatggacattttcggggacgatccaggtttcgagcacggcggcacagagatggaagcagaggtgaccgtcgtcgacgagagaagggaggaagaaccggaagacttcggagggaggcccgctacgggaaccgaacggtacccgacattcgtctccttgacgcagcagcacccagctccagcaccggaaggaggggaagggggagtggggggcttcgagggggggatggatgtcaggggttcaggagcagaggcaagggcaagggaggaaacagagagcgaaggggaggaggcagaagaaaggatgagcgatgacgacgacccgagatctccgagtctctccagtgagtcggaggattcacagaaaggagcaccagtggccaaagcaaggggggagtttaggggggcaccccagggagatagagccagaggggaatcagaggagagcagttggagatcgggtccagcgtcaccgccagagagcagggaagaggaaaggagccagggggcaagcgctggcagctcacagcaggagggagggcacgagtcaggggtggccacacctccatctgggagcgaagaaacggttagacggaaggtggaaggttgggcgcgcgcgccaagttcaaatgcacaggaaggaggcgcagtaggcagcccggaaagagagccgggtcctaaagcccggcgcaaggagacaggagagtccggggggtcagcgtccgaagaatcccggaaggaagagacccaggggggcagagggacccagagaagaacagtcaggcggaaaaggtggagcagggctaggatattaagttggtgtacgaggggcggagattcagacggagcttcgccgatctagctactagacgtagggttgcacgcagcagcttgagaatggaaactgtaactcaataaagacttttacttaatgaccgttggctagcgtgatcctctgtgagctaggatcttgaagcaaccctgacatatGTGTATATCTTTATTGCTTTAAAATAGATACATTTATGCCAAGaaagcaaaccaaccaaccaaccaaccaacaaacaaacaaacaaacaaacaaataaacaaacaaactatgaATTGACAAAGGTTTTACAATAGTTCACATCATTGGGAGTACAAAGGATGTTAGTTATAAGAATTGTGTAGTTTCATATATTGCTACTGTCTGTTTGTCATTCTATGATCTATAGATGAAATAAACCAAAACGGAAGCTCATCGGGGATCGCAGCGTAAGACGtcactcttttttaaaagctcCACCTGCAGAAATCCGAACTTCATACAGTCTGAACCTCAACCACTCATCAAGAAGAAATGGAGAAAATGGGAGAGGCTGAAATGAGGAAGCCCCACAAAACTGTACAGCAGGAAATGAAAGATTTATTCAATCATTTTAAGAAGCCACCTCCAGGTGAAAAATGATTCTTTACTTTTCTATTCATAGCTCAAGCTAAGTTTCCAAACTATGCCAATCATCATTATGCCAATAGTTTCGATTTTTACATTTTTGCCTTTTTAACCATCCAGGTACGGTTGTGATCCAGTCATTACCAGATCCCTGGTACTTCAAAATTTGGGATATTAACCAGAAGTACCTCTTGTTAGTGGGTGACCAGCTGCTCTCAGCTCCCAGAAATTCCAACTCACCAGGTAACAGCTCCTACCATGTTTCTCAGTTCCTCCACCCCAGGTGGCTGGCTGTTTTCAAGTGGAACTAGGTAACCTAGTTTCAGGGAGgtgtctgattcagcagggctggtccaatacatttttctgcctgaggcaaaggacaagctaATGCCCATCCTTCATTCTAGGCATGGAAGCTAATTGGATTGGCagttgaatattttttttaatgctaggaACAAGATAGGTTCACTCTTCCTAATGGTAGGGCAGGCCCTGTTGTCTTGGGTGAAGGACAAGATAGTGTCTTCCCATTCCACATATGCTAGAATCTGCCTGGcattggcagttgaatcttacttcaacactagtAATGGGACAACATCCTTGACCACACCCAGGGGAAATGGACTAGCTTAGGTACACAGGGATGTGCTGCCTGAAGTGAGTGTCCCACTTTGCCTAGTTGCAAGGCCAACCCAGTGACTCGGCAGCATCTTCTTAAACAAGGCTCAGCAATCCTCTTGTGGGACTTATCCATGGGGTTCATGAGAGCCACTgtgaaatggggaagaggagagttCTGGGCTGAGTCTGTTCTAATGCAATGCCTTTAGTCACTAGTTGCATAGGCaggtgccttataccaagtcaaaccattgctccTTCCTgcccagatcactggtccatctctCTTATTCCAAGGTTAGTCCATCTTGTCTCACTTATTCCaattggcagtggttctccaagggTATCAGTCAGAGAATGATCTGTCATACCACCTGCCACATGAACTTTTTAACTtggagatggggagcctgtgccCCTCCAAATATTGcatggaccattggccatgttggctggaagtTGACGTCTAAGAACAACCATGAGTGGGAGGGACAGGTCCTCcattcctgcttcagcttcagatGACAGATGGAGCCAGTCAATCAGCATTGTGCAAGCTTTGCTTCTCATCAGCCTAGAAAATGCCGTCTTCATGCTACAGGAAAAGATGTTGCATGTGTGTTGCAACTGTGGTGAGTGGCCTCCATAGTAGATTCACCACAGCCTTATATTGAAATATCTTTCTGTGCCTCCCTTCTTTCAGATCTACACATTTGGATAGTTAGCAAGCCATAGCAGGAAGATACAGCTGGCAGGGTGTTTCAATTGGAAAAACCCATCCAGCTTGAGAACAGCTCCCCAAATGGAACAAATAACTCTGAGATTGCAGAGGGAAAGGCCGGTATGGACTAAAATGAGGCACCATGGACAAGATGCAAGCAGCAGGCACTGCACAGAAGCAACAAAGAACAATGTTACGAAACAAGCCTCTAATGCAGGTGCAGGGAAAGTTTGACCCTCCAGTTGCCCTAAGaggcatggccaatagccaaggGTGTTGAGAGCTGTTGCTTTACCCTCACCTGTTATAATGGTTGACAGGGAAGGTCTGTAATTCACTGGTAGAACACATGCCTGCAGAACAATGTGTGCTACCTCTGAGCTTAGCACCCATTTTAGGAGTAAAAACAATGTGTAAGAGGACTGAAGGTCACTTCAAGATACAAAATTGCTTGTGCGTTGTGGAAGCTCCTGTGCTATGCAGTGGACCTCTCATGATATGAACATTGAACATACTTCTAGTATAGGGGTTGAGCTCCTTTCTAGAGACTTGTTCTTATGGGTCACTTCAACAGCTTTCATTCTGATTGATGGCCTTCCAGTCACCTAAGACTCCTGTACCAATAatgctctctctcccttcctcccgctcttcctctctctttccctccactGATCCTGTTTCTGAGCTGCTCACCTCCAGAGGGGTTAATTGCTGTGGTCCCAGATAAAATTATTGGGGAAAAAGATGACAGAACATCCGCCATCTTTATGGGTAAGGAAGATGGGCAACGTACTTTGTCCTGTGTGGAAGTTGGTGGTCAACCTCGGCTAAAGTTAGTGGTGAGTATCATTTGTGCTTCAATGTCTCTTTTGATTCCATATTTGTCACCCCTAGTCTATATGAGAAGCTCAGCATATGAGGTCTGAGCTGGCTGCTCCAaactcagaccacatggctctaacaagcctcccttgagttcctgtaccaataatttaggaactttcaccactgtaactaagccaattTTTACTGCCTGTGTCttctgactgatgtatgggaaagcacatgaacctggcctttgaagtgtttgtaagtaaaccaatttttaacttaTTTTTTTGCCTTTGGGGGAAGAGACAAACTTTGAAGGAACTTAGAAAGgcacattttaaaggtctaacagcctatatttccaccctTTACTTTgctacatattttgtgattttaaatttctgctggggttctctcaccaaagagtacttgccccaaacctgcaccctggcatccaggaattctcttcTAATACCTATATTTATTTCCTTGCCGCCAACATAATGGAATTGGGAGCAGGGGTAACTTAGGCTGGCTTGTGTGAGTTCTACTGGCTTCCAATACTTAGGATTGCTCAGTACTGCCATGCCTCCTTAACCCTGCAGAGGATTTTATGAGGCAACAGAGGGTCTCTTGTTTTGTTGGAtgaatttaaataaattatttggcCGATTGTtgtgaaaatgtttgtttgtttttaagggagaAAAAATTATGGATCTATATAATAAAAAACAGGAATCCAAGAACTTCAGTTTCCTCTGCAAGACCGCCAGCGGCAAGGAGACTGGCAGCTTTGAATCTGTAGCATTCCCAGGATGGTTTCTTAGCAGTTCGCCGGAGCCAAACAAGCCTATTGGTTTGAGCCAGCAAGGAGGTGCTGAGATCACTGATTTTTTCATGGAAAAAACAAATAAAGGGGCAGGAGGTGCTGTTGCCATTCTATAGACCCTGTATAGGTGGTGTGGTAGAATGAAGTCCCACAGATATAATTTTTCCATCCTTAGGTTCAATACCCCACATTTCCATGCCTGCTATACATTTTTTTGAAGTCCtactgaaaattcattagcattttaatgcaattttttcCCTGCTATACACATTTAATGCTACTttgcatatttttttgcaaagtatTTCCCCCTCAATACACGGCATTTTTTGTGTCATTTTCCACCAGCATATGCAATTTTCTGCACACTTTAACTCTAGCATGTGCCTTTTTGTACATATGACTTGGTTGGGGAAACtgcctgcaaaattcagaaaggcAAATTTGGATGACGGTGTTTCAATTTATGCATTGTTTCCAAAAGAGTGAATTATTTATGTGAAATAAAATTATCTTATACCCCTTTTAAATGTACTTGCGGAAGGAGGAAGGT is a window encoding:
- the LOC114585930 gene encoding interleukin-36 alpha-like gives rise to the protein MEKMGEAEMRKPHKTVQQEMKDLFNHFKKPPPGTVVIQSLPDPWYFKIWDINQKYLLLVGDQLLSAPRNSNSPEGLIAVVPDKIIGEKDDRTSAIFMGKEDGQRTLSCVEVGGQPRLKLVGEKIMDLYNKKQESKNFSFLCKTASGKETGSFESVAFPGWFLSSSPEPNKPIGLSQQGGAEITDFFMEKTNKGAGGAVAIL